A section of the Pseudomonas fluorescens genome encodes:
- the miaB gene encoding tRNA (N6-isopentenyl adenosine(37)-C2)-methylthiotransferase MiaB, producing MAKKLYIETHGCQMNEYDSSRMVDLLGEHQALEVTARAEDADVILLNTCSIRERAQDRVYSQLGRWRELKLANPEMVIAVGGCVASQEGAAIRDRAPYVDVVFGPQTLHRLPEMIDAARITKLPQVDVSFPEIEKFDHLPEPRIDGPSAYVSVMEGCSKYCTFCVVPYTRGEEVSRPFDDVLAEIIHLAENGVREVTLLGQNVNGYRGQTHDGRLADLAELIRVVAAVDGIERIRYTTSHPLEFSDSLIQAHAEVPELVKHLHLPVQSGSDRILSAMKRNHTALEYKSKLRKLRAAVPGICISSDFIVGFPGETEKDFQQTMKLIEDVGFDFSYSFVYSQRPGTPAADLLDETPEALKKERLNALQHRLNQQGFEISRQMVGSTQRILVTDYSKKDPGELQGRTENNRIVNFRCDNPTLIGQFADVHIDAAQPHSLRGSLLQ from the coding sequence ATGGCCAAGAAGCTTTACATCGAAACCCACGGTTGCCAGATGAACGAGTACGACAGCTCGCGCATGGTCGATCTGTTGGGTGAACATCAGGCCCTGGAAGTCACGGCTCGCGCCGAAGATGCCGACGTGATCCTGCTCAATACCTGCTCGATCCGCGAACGTGCCCAAGACCGGGTCTACTCCCAACTGGGCCGCTGGCGTGAACTGAAACTGGCCAACCCGGAGATGGTGATCGCCGTCGGCGGTTGCGTAGCCAGCCAGGAAGGCGCCGCCATTCGCGACCGCGCGCCCTATGTCGATGTGGTCTTCGGCCCGCAGACCCTGCACCGCCTGCCGGAGATGATCGACGCTGCGCGTATTACCAAGTTGCCGCAGGTGGACGTCTCGTTCCCGGAAATCGAAAAATTCGACCACTTGCCCGAGCCCCGCATTGACGGCCCGAGCGCCTATGTGTCGGTGATGGAAGGTTGTAGCAAGTACTGCACCTTCTGCGTGGTGCCTTATACCCGTGGCGAAGAAGTCAGCCGACCGTTCGACGACGTGCTCGCAGAAATCATCCACCTGGCCGAAAACGGCGTGCGCGAAGTGACCCTGCTGGGGCAGAACGTCAACGGCTATCGGGGCCAGACCCACGATGGGCGCCTGGCGGACCTGGCCGAGCTGATTCGCGTGGTCGCGGCAGTGGACGGTATCGAGCGCATTCGCTACACCACCTCGCACCCGCTGGAGTTCTCCGACAGTCTGATCCAGGCCCACGCCGAAGTGCCGGAACTGGTCAAGCACCTGCACTTGCCGGTGCAATCAGGCTCGGACCGCATCCTTTCGGCGATGAAGCGCAATCACACAGCCCTGGAGTACAAGTCCAAGCTGCGCAAACTGCGCGCTGCCGTGCCGGGTATCTGCATCAGTTCGGACTTTATCGTCGGTTTTCCCGGCGAGACCGAGAAAGACTTCCAGCAGACCATGAAGCTGATTGAAGATGTGGGTTTCGACTTCTCCTACTCGTTCGTCTACAGCCAACGTCCCGGTACACCGGCCGCCGACTTGCTGGACGAAACGCCAGAAGCATTGAAAAAGGAGCGCCTGAACGCCCTGCAACATCGCCTCAACCAACAGGGCTTCGAGATCAGCCGACAAATGGTCGGTTCGACCCAGCGCATCCTGGTCACCGATTACTCTAAGAAAGACCCCGGCGAGTTGCAGGGACGTACCGAGAACAATCGGATCGTCAACTTCCGCTGCGATAACCCGACGCTGATCGGCCAGTTCGCCGATGTGCACATCGATGCGGCGCAACCGCACTCGCTGCGCGGCTCGCTGCTCCAGTAA
- the hemL gene encoding glutamate-1-semialdehyde 2,1-aminomutase, translating to MSRSETLFANAQKHIPGGVNSPVRAFKSVGGTPLFFKHAEGAYVTDEDDKRYVDYVGSWGPMILGHSHPDVLDAVRKQLEHGLSYGAPTAMETEMADLVCSIVPSMEMVRMVSSGTEATMSAIRLARGFTGRDSIIKFEGCYHGHSDSLLVKAGSGLLTQGVPSSAGVPAAFAKHTLTLPFNDIAAVEKMLSEVGQDVACIIVEPVAGNMNCVPPAPGFLEGLREQCDKHGVVLIFDEVMTGFRVALGGAQAHYGVTPDLSTFGKIIGGGMPVGCFGGKREIMQHIAPLGPVYQAGTLSGNPLAMAAGLTTLRLISRPGFHAELSDYTTRMLDGLQQRADAAGIPFVTTQAGGMFGLYFSGADDIVTFDDVMGSDANLFKRFFHLMLEGGVYLAPSAFEAGFTSIAHGEAELKLTLDAAERAFAALK from the coding sequence ATGTCTCGTTCCGAAACCCTGTTTGCCAATGCCCAGAAACATATCCCCGGCGGTGTGAACTCCCCCGTGCGTGCGTTCAAGAGCGTTGGCGGTACCCCGCTGTTCTTCAAGCACGCCGAAGGCGCCTACGTCACCGACGAAGATGACAAGCGCTACGTGGACTACGTCGGTTCCTGGGGCCCGATGATCCTCGGCCACAGCCACCCCGACGTGCTGGACGCGGTGCGCAAGCAACTGGAGCACGGCCTGTCCTATGGCGCACCAACCGCCATGGAAACCGAGATGGCTGACCTGGTGTGTTCAATCGTGCCGTCGATGGAAATGGTGCGTATGGTCAGTTCCGGCACCGAAGCGACCATGAGTGCAATTCGCCTGGCCCGTGGTTTCACCGGCCGCGACAGCATCATCAAGTTCGAAGGCTGCTACCACGGCCACTCCGACAGCCTGCTGGTCAAGGCCGGCTCCGGCCTGCTGACCCAGGGCGTACCGAGTTCGGCCGGCGTACCTGCGGCCTTTGCCAAGCACACCCTGACCCTGCCGTTCAACGACATCGCAGCCGTCGAAAAGATGCTCAGTGAAGTCGGCCAGGACGTGGCGTGCATCATCGTCGAGCCGGTTGCCGGCAACATGAACTGCGTGCCACCGGCGCCTGGTTTCCTCGAAGGTTTGCGTGAACAGTGCGACAAGCACGGCGTGGTATTGATCTTCGACGAAGTGATGACGGGTTTTCGCGTCGCCCTCGGCGGCGCCCAGGCTCACTACGGCGTAACGCCGGACCTGAGTACCTTCGGCAAGATCATCGGCGGCGGCATGCCGGTGGGCTGCTTCGGCGGCAAGCGCGAGATCATGCAGCACATCGCGCCACTGGGCCCGGTCTACCAGGCCGGCACCCTGTCCGGTAACCCATTGGCCATGGCCGCCGGCCTGACCACCCTGCGCCTGATCAGCCGCCCGGGCTTCCATGCCGAACTGAGCGACTACACCACGCGCATGCTGGACGGTTTGCAACAACGCGCCGATGCGGCGGGCATCCCGTTCGTCACCACCCAGGCCGGTGGCATGTTCGGCCTGTATTTCAGTGGGGCCGACGACATTGTCACCTTTGACGATGTGATGGGCAGCGATGCCAACCTGTTCAAGCGCTTCTTCCACCTGATGCTCGAAGGCGGCGTGTATCTGGCGCCGAGTGCCTTTGAGGCTGGTTTCACCTCCATCGCCCATGGCGAAGCCGAGCTGAAACTGACCCTGGATGCTGCCGAGCGTGCCTTCGCTGCACTGAAGTAA
- a CDS encoding PhoH family protein, with product MNAPIAEPHRFLLEPFEARRFANLCGQFDEHLRLIEQRLSIEIRNRGNQFELIGDPQHTTSAENLLRRLYRETKGSELSPETVHLYLQESAVQDLANNPVAEASVALRTKKGMIRPRGLNQQRYVKEILGNDINFGIGPAGTGKTYLAVACAVDALEREQVRRILLVRPAVEAGEKLGFLPGDLAQKIDPYLRPLYDALYEMLGFEYVAKLIERQVIEIAPLAYMRGRTLNNSFIILDESQNTTVEQMKMFLTRIGFGSTAVITGDITQVDLPKGTKSGLGQVIEVLKDVPGISFTHFMPKDVVRHPLVQRIVEAYERFEHRDDGLSKDNRRDA from the coding sequence TTGAACGCACCCATAGCAGAACCCCATCGTTTTCTCCTCGAGCCGTTTGAGGCTCGTCGTTTCGCCAATCTGTGCGGACAGTTCGACGAGCACCTGCGTCTGATCGAACAACGCCTGAGCATCGAGATCCGCAATCGCGGCAATCAGTTCGAGCTCATTGGTGACCCCCAGCACACCACGTCTGCAGAAAACCTGCTGCGTCGCCTCTACCGCGAAACCAAGGGTAGCGAGCTGTCGCCGGAAACCGTGCACCTGTACCTGCAGGAATCAGCCGTACAAGACCTGGCCAACAACCCGGTGGCCGAAGCCAGCGTGGCGCTGCGTACCAAAAAAGGCATGATTCGCCCACGGGGCTTGAATCAGCAGCGCTATGTCAAGGAAATCCTCGGCAACGACATCAACTTCGGCATCGGCCCGGCCGGTACCGGCAAGACCTACCTGGCGGTGGCCTGTGCGGTAGACGCACTGGAGCGCGAACAGGTACGACGCATCCTGTTGGTGCGCCCAGCCGTGGAAGCGGGCGAAAAGCTGGGTTTTTTGCCCGGCGACCTGGCCCAGAAGATCGACCCGTACCTGCGCCCGCTGTACGACGCGCTGTATGAAATGCTCGGCTTCGAATACGTGGCCAAACTGATCGAGCGCCAGGTGATCGAGATCGCCCCGCTGGCCTATATGCGCGGCCGTACCTTGAACAACAGCTTTATCATCCTCGACGAAAGCCAGAACACCACGGTCGAACAGATGAAGATGTTCCTGACCCGGATCGGTTTCGGCTCCACGGCGGTGATTACCGGTGACATCACTCAGGTCGACCTGCCAAAAGGCACCAAATCGGGCCTGGGCCAGGTGATCGAAGTGCTCAAGGACGTGCCGGGCATCAGCTTTACCCATTTCATGCCCAAGGACGTGGTGCGCCACCCGTTGGTCCAACGCATTGTCGAGGCCTACGAGCGCTTCGAACATCGCGACGACGGACTGTCGAAGGACAACCGCCGCGATGCTTGA
- a CDS encoding acyl-CoA dehydrogenase family protein, with the protein MNLHLFAETHDVTNQPPSLDGANLYRLDVPLQEWSRRFGAGWAEARIDAYGALAGGPLMAAGFLANQNKPVFSSHDRYGHRIDLVEFHPAYHELMRTAVEHGLPSLPWAHPQAGAHVARAAMTYLHSQAEAGTGCPLTMTFACVPALRLQPDLADTWLPKILNTEYDPRNVGIAHKAGATIGMAMTEKQGGTDVRANTTRAYPVGAGGPGQPYELVGHKWFCSAPMCDAFLTLAQTDKGLTCFLLPRQRPDDTRNQFYIQRLKNKLGNCSNASSEVEFRGALAWMVGEEGRGVPTIIEMVAMTRFDCMVGSSALMRQALTQASHHCAHRLVGGRVLSEQPLMQNVLADLALESEAALALSLRMGRALDHLDDEQEAKFARLVTAVGKYWICKRAPAMINEAAECMGGAGYVEDSILPRLYREAPVNSTWEGSGNVQCLDVLRALSKEPGVLETLFAELGDGHGDKRLARHIEQLKLAFMDTQDIQYRARQLTEDIAVALQAKLLLEAGNASVSDGFMASRLGESSGRVYGTLPRGVDVQAIVARSTPE; encoded by the coding sequence ATGAATCTGCACCTGTTCGCTGAAACCCACGACGTTACCAACCAGCCGCCGTCATTGGACGGCGCCAATCTGTATCGCCTCGACGTGCCCCTGCAGGAGTGGTCGCGGCGCTTTGGCGCGGGCTGGGCCGAGGCGCGTATCGATGCCTATGGCGCGTTGGCGGGAGGGCCGTTGATGGCGGCGGGGTTCCTGGCGAATCAGAACAAGCCGGTGTTCAGCAGCCATGATCGCTATGGTCACCGCATAGACCTGGTGGAGTTTCATCCGGCCTATCATGAGCTGATGCGCACCGCCGTTGAACATGGCCTGCCGTCGTTGCCTTGGGCCCATCCCCAGGCGGGTGCCCATGTCGCCCGCGCGGCCATGACCTACCTGCACAGCCAGGCCGAAGCCGGTACGGGTTGCCCGCTGACCATGACCTTCGCCTGCGTACCGGCCCTACGCCTGCAACCGGATTTGGCCGATACCTGGCTGCCAAAAATCCTCAACACCGAATATGACCCGCGCAATGTTGGCATCGCCCATAAGGCCGGCGCGACCATCGGCATGGCCATGACCGAAAAACAGGGGGGCACCGATGTGCGTGCCAATACCACCCGTGCCTATCCCGTAGGCGCCGGCGGCCCTGGCCAGCCCTATGAATTGGTGGGGCATAAATGGTTCTGCTCGGCGCCGATGTGCGACGCCTTCCTGACCCTGGCCCAGACTGACAAGGGCCTGACCTGCTTCCTGCTGCCCCGGCAGCGCCCGGACGACACACGTAACCAGTTCTATATCCAGCGCCTGAAAAACAAGCTCGGCAACTGCTCCAACGCCTCAAGCGAAGTCGAATTTCGCGGTGCCCTGGCCTGGATGGTCGGCGAAGAAGGCCGTGGCGTACCGACCATTATCGAGATGGTGGCGATGACCCGATTCGATTGCATGGTCGGTTCCAGCGCCTTGATGCGCCAGGCATTGACCCAGGCCAGCCATCATTGCGCCCATCGTTTGGTGGGTGGCCGGGTCCTCAGTGAACAGCCTTTGATGCAGAACGTGCTGGCCGACCTGGCCCTGGAAAGCGAGGCGGCCCTGGCCTTGAGCTTGCGCATGGGGCGGGCGCTGGATCATCTGGATGACGAGCAGGAGGCCAAGTTCGCACGGCTGGTGACGGCGGTTGGCAAGTATTGGATCTGTAAGCGTGCCCCCGCGATGATCAACGAAGCCGCCGAATGCATGGGCGGCGCCGGGTACGTCGAAGACAGTATCCTGCCGCGCTTGTACCGTGAGGCGCCGGTCAACTCGACGTGGGAAGGTTCAGGCAACGTGCAATGCCTGGACGTGCTGCGGGCCTTGTCGAAAGAGCCCGGGGTGCTGGAGACATTGTTTGCCGAGTTGGGCGATGGGCATGGCGATAAACGTCTGGCGCGGCATATCGAGCAACTGAAGTTGGCATTTATGGACACCCAGGACATCCAGTACCGGGCGCGCCAACTGACTGAGGATATCGCCGTGGCGTTGCAGGCCAAGTTGTTGCTGGAGGCGGGCAATGCCAGTGTCAGCGATGGGTTTATGGCCAGTCGCTTGGGTGAGTCGTCGGGGCGGGTATACGGCACCTTGCCGCGGGGTGTGGATGTGCAGGCCATCGTCGCCCGCTCGACCCCTGAGTAA
- the ybeY gene encoding rRNA maturation RNase YbeY, which produces MLELDLQLATQAPAPSEAQFRQWCSLALRQRTADSELTIRLVDEPEGRELNHTWRQKDYATNVLSFPADVPDELLDIPLLGDLVICVAVVEREAKEQGKDLEAHWAHLVMHGCLHLLGYDHIDDEEAEEMEALERTLLAELGHPDPYADDEH; this is translated from the coding sequence ATGCTTGAGCTTGACCTGCAACTGGCCACCCAAGCCCCAGCCCCCAGCGAAGCGCAGTTTCGCCAATGGTGCTCACTGGCCCTGCGCCAGCGCACCGCTGACTCGGAACTGACCATTCGTCTGGTGGACGAACCTGAAGGCCGCGAACTGAATCACACATGGCGCCAGAAAGACTACGCGACCAATGTGCTGTCGTTTCCCGCCGATGTACCGGACGAACTGCTGGATATCCCGCTGCTGGGTGACCTGGTGATCTGCGTCGCGGTAGTGGAGCGTGAGGCAAAGGAACAAGGCAAGGACCTTGAGGCCCACTGGGCCCATCTGGTCATGCACGGCTGCTTGCATCTGTTGGGCTACGACCATATAGATGATGAAGAAGCCGAAGAAATGGAAGCACTGGAACGAACGTTGCTTGCAGAGTTGGGGCATCCCGACCCGTATGCAGACGACGAACACTAA
- a CDS encoding tetratricopeptide repeat protein: protein MKRTGRTLVLGCLLLLQPLLAHAQAGGNSLLIPAMGRCTLNTQPDSQAEALSACQILADGGDAQAQYELGEFFYDDKNPARDLNKALSFFEKASLQGHAQAQFKLGSMFFHGEGVPANNVQAYIVLKMAAVNGAEDALDTADEVAEHMQRDELEVATQVLGQIFRNYLQELQSADGRSPFSPLP, encoded by the coding sequence ATGAAACGCACCGGCCGCACCCTGGTTCTGGGCTGCCTGTTGCTCCTTCAACCGCTGCTTGCACATGCACAAGCGGGCGGCAACTCGTTGTTGATCCCAGCGATGGGTCGTTGCACCCTCAATACTCAGCCCGATAGCCAGGCCGAGGCGCTGAGCGCCTGCCAGATCCTGGCCGATGGCGGGGATGCGCAGGCGCAATACGAGTTGGGCGAATTCTTCTACGACGACAAAAACCCTGCCCGTGATCTGAACAAGGCCTTGAGCTTCTTCGAGAAAGCCTCGCTGCAAGGCCATGCCCAGGCACAATTCAAGTTGGGCAGCATGTTCTTCCATGGCGAGGGCGTACCGGCCAATAACGTGCAGGCGTACATTGTGCTGAAGATGGCGGCGGTCAACGGCGCCGAAGATGCGCTGGATACCGCTGACGAAGTGGCCGAGCACATGCAGCGTGATGAGCTGGAAGTGGCGACCCAGGTGCTGGGGCAGATTTTCCGCAATTACTTGCAGGAGTTGCAGAGTGCGGATGGGCGTTCGCCCTTCTCCCCGCTGCCCTGA
- a CDS encoding hydroxymethylpyrimidine/phosphomethylpyrimidine kinase, whose product MNIYSSRPVVLCLSGHDPSGGAGLQADIEALLAQGCHAAPAVTALTVQNTVNVSDFRVLDREWVLAQANAVLGDSEVAAVKLGMLGSTVMVDTVVELLQQHPHLPVVCDPVLRAGGGGSLGKDEVGYAMRERLLPLSLIATPNLPEARILAELPDGTADECAEKLLPFIKHLLITGGHGDEHEVHNRLYSRDGTRRTFTCQRLPGSYHGSGCTLASALAGRLAQGEGLASAVESALNYTWRTLRDAEQLGQGQFVPRRLPLDFCS is encoded by the coding sequence ATGAATATCTACAGCTCTCGCCCCGTTGTCCTCTGTCTCTCCGGCCATGATCCCAGTGGTGGCGCCGGCTTGCAGGCAGATATCGAAGCCCTGCTCGCCCAAGGCTGTCACGCAGCCCCGGCCGTGACTGCGCTGACCGTGCAGAACACCGTGAATGTCAGCGATTTCCGCGTGCTCGACCGCGAGTGGGTGCTGGCCCAGGCCAACGCCGTGCTTGGCGACTCTGAAGTTGCGGCGGTCAAGCTGGGCATGCTCGGCTCCACCGTGATGGTCGACACCGTGGTCGAACTGCTCCAGCAGCACCCGCACCTGCCGGTGGTCTGCGACCCGGTGCTGCGCGCCGGCGGCGGTGGCAGCCTGGGCAAGGATGAAGTCGGTTATGCGATGCGCGAGCGGCTGTTGCCGTTGTCGCTGATTGCCACACCCAACCTGCCTGAAGCGCGCATCCTCGCCGAACTGCCCGACGGCACGGCAGACGAATGCGCCGAGAAACTGCTGCCGTTTATCAAGCACCTGTTGATCACCGGCGGCCACGGTGACGAGCATGAAGTGCACAATCGCCTCTACAGCCGCGACGGCACGCGCCGCACCTTCACCTGCCAGCGCCTGCCCGGCAGCTATCATGGCTCCGGTTGCACCCTGGCCAGCGCCCTGGCCGGTCGCCTGGCCCAGGGCGAGGGCCTGGCCAGCGCCGTGGAGTCGGCACTCAACTACACCTGGCGCACCCTGCGGGACGCCGAACAACTGGGCCAGGGGCAATTTGTGCCGCGTCGCCTGCCACTGGATTTCTGTTCGTAA
- the thiE gene encoding thiamine phosphate synthase, with protein sequence MKLRGLYAITDSQLLAGKFLSYVEAALEGGVTLLQYRDKSSDDARRLREAETLRELCSRYKTQLIINDDAELAARLGVGVHLGQTDGPLTPARALLGRHAIIGSTCHSQVELAEQAAREGASYVAFGRFFNSSTKPGAPSATVHMLAQARARLQVPICVIGGITLENAAPLVEHGADLLAVVHGLFGADSTQEVTRRARAFNELLKS encoded by the coding sequence ATGAAACTACGTGGCCTGTACGCCATTACCGATAGCCAACTATTGGCCGGCAAGTTCCTGTCCTACGTCGAGGCCGCGCTGGAAGGCGGCGTGACCTTGCTGCAGTACCGCGACAAAAGCAGCGATGACGCCCGACGCCTGCGTGAAGCCGAGACACTGCGCGAACTGTGTTCGCGCTACAAGACCCAGTTGATCATCAATGACGATGCCGAGCTGGCCGCACGCCTGGGCGTCGGCGTTCATCTGGGCCAGACCGACGGCCCGCTGACCCCGGCCCGGGCATTACTGGGGCGCCATGCAATCATTGGCTCTACCTGTCACAGCCAGGTCGAACTGGCCGAGCAGGCTGCGCGTGAAGGCGCCAGCTATGTTGCCTTTGGCCGTTTTTTCAATTCCAGTACCAAACCCGGCGCCCCGTCAGCCACGGTCCACATGCTCGCCCAGGCCCGCGCCCGCCTGCAGGTGCCGATCTGCGTGATCGGTGGCATCACCCTGGAAAACGCTGCGCCCCTGGTGGAGCACGGTGCCGATCTGCTGGCGGTGGTCCACGGCCTGTTCGGTGCCGACAGCACCCAGGAAGTGACGCGCCGCGCCCGCGCCTTCAACGAACTCCTCAAATCCTGA
- a CDS encoding DUF1820 family protein: MTKREAPIYKVIFLNQGQVFEMYAKQIYQSDLWGFLEVEEFVFGERTQLVVDPGEEKLKAQFEGVVRSFVPMHSIVRIDEVERLGTPKISEARGMSNVMPFPMPMPEK; encoded by the coding sequence ATGACCAAACGTGAAGCTCCAATCTACAAGGTGATTTTCCTTAACCAGGGCCAGGTGTTCGAAATGTACGCCAAGCAGATCTATCAAAGTGATCTGTGGGGCTTCCTGGAAGTAGAAGAGTTCGTCTTTGGCGAGCGTACGCAACTGGTCGTCGATCCAGGCGAAGAAAAACTCAAGGCCCAGTTTGAAGGCGTGGTGCGCAGTTTTGTGCCGATGCATTCGATTGTGCGCATCGATGAAGTCGAGCGCCTGGGTACGCCGAAGATCAGCGAGGCGCGGGGCATGAGCAATGTCATGCCGTTTCCGATGCCGATGCCTGAGAAGTAG
- a CDS encoding hybrid sensor histidine kinase/response regulator — protein MRYLLMFLLCGLPMLASAVEFNEATRSLPLGRVMQVLEDPSGSVTLTDARSTAMASRYIRHDKDTLNAGYSRSAFWLKVDLHYLPKDPHAQRAWLLELAYPPLDHLELYVPDGAGGYRLAGRTGDALPFASREIRQNNYLFDVDFKAGEQKTLYLRLQSEGSIQAPLTLWSSTAYLEEQPLRLYVLGLIYGVLLGMLVYNLFIYLSVRDTSYLYYILYIASFGMYQLSVNGAAVEYFWPDNPWWANAATPFLIGASALFGSLFARSFLHTALYSRWLDRLLLVLVGTGGVVMLLSLMTSYALALRLATALALIFTATIFVAGIKAWCCGQRVARYFIIAWSAFLIGGVVNTMMVLGYLPNVFFTMYSSQIGSAVEVALLSLALADRINAMREQQAQILFDASQKLEVLNQQLAHSNLLKDEFLATLTHELRTPMNGVIGSLELMQTVPLAGDLAQYQQTAAGSARDMMRMVNGILTLTELQAGRLGAQPQVFSLRGVLDTLRQQFLGNAQAKGLEFSIDVAGELPDRLEGDAGKLMQCLECLLDNAFKFTHEGAVRVRVVGVPRADGHLHLTFIVTDSGIGFAQLDEATLYQRFFQVDGSTTREYGGLGIGLAICRQLIELLGGRLTHHSEPLKGSRFQLEVPVIAVPPEPARAVGLHREPQDCTVLLVDDNSVTQLVLRGMLLKLGYRVKVADSGPVALAMLQDGTFDAVLLDVTEDGFTLCCQVRALPGCGELPVIALSDSLQGSARQHCHGVGVTEQLLKPVRFELLQAVLRRRLLCPLEGESAGI, from the coding sequence ATGCGCTATTTGCTGATGTTTCTCTTGTGCGGGCTGCCGATGCTGGCTAGCGCCGTCGAGTTCAATGAAGCTACCCGAAGCCTACCCCTGGGCCGGGTCATGCAAGTGCTCGAAGATCCGAGTGGCAGCGTCACCCTCACCGATGCCCGTTCCACAGCAATGGCCAGTCGCTACATCCGCCATGATAAAGACACCCTCAATGCCGGCTATTCACGCTCGGCGTTCTGGCTCAAGGTCGACCTGCATTACCTGCCCAAGGATCCCCACGCTCAGCGCGCCTGGCTGCTGGAGCTGGCCTATCCGCCCCTTGATCATCTTGAGTTGTACGTCCCTGACGGTGCCGGTGGCTACCGCCTGGCCGGGCGCACCGGCGATGCATTGCCCTTTGCCAGCCGGGAGATTCGCCAGAACAACTACTTGTTCGATGTCGACTTCAAGGCGGGTGAGCAGAAAACCCTCTATCTGCGCCTGCAAAGCGAAGGCTCGATCCAGGCGCCGCTGACCCTATGGTCGAGCACTGCGTACCTGGAGGAGCAACCGCTGCGCCTGTATGTGCTGGGCCTGATTTACGGCGTGCTGCTGGGGATGCTGGTGTACAACCTGTTCATCTACCTCAGCGTGCGCGACACCAGCTACCTCTATTACATCCTCTATATTGCCTCGTTCGGCATGTACCAGCTCTCGGTGAATGGCGCGGCGGTGGAGTATTTCTGGCCCGACAACCCCTGGTGGGCGAATGCCGCGACGCCATTTCTGATCGGCGCGTCGGCGTTGTTCGGCAGCCTGTTTGCCCGCAGCTTCCTGCATACCGCCCTCTACAGTCGCTGGCTTGACCGGCTGCTGCTGGTACTGGTGGGTACCGGTGGGGTGGTGATGTTGTTGTCGCTGATGACCAGCTATGCCCTGGCCCTGCGCCTGGCGACCGCACTGGCGCTGATTTTTACCGCGACCATCTTTGTCGCCGGGATCAAGGCCTGGTGCTGCGGCCAGCGCGTGGCACGGTATTTCATCATCGCCTGGTCGGCGTTCCTGATCGGTGGGGTGGTCAACACGATGATGGTGCTGGGCTACCTGCCGAATGTGTTTTTTACCATGTATTCCAGCCAGATCGGCTCGGCCGTCGAAGTCGCCCTGTTATCCCTGGCCCTGGCTGATCGGATCAACGCGATGCGCGAACAGCAGGCGCAAATCCTGTTTGATGCCAGCCAGAAACTGGAAGTGCTCAACCAGCAACTGGCCCACAGCAACCTGTTGAAAGACGAATTCCTCGCCACCCTGACCCATGAGCTGCGTACCCCGATGAATGGGGTGATCGGCTCATTGGAATTGATGCAGACCGTGCCCCTGGCCGGGGACCTGGCGCAGTACCAGCAAACCGCCGCGGGCTCGGCGCGGGACATGATGCGCATGGTCAACGGCATCCTCACCCTCACCGAACTGCAAGCCGGCCGCCTTGGCGCGCAACCGCAGGTGTTCAGCCTGCGCGGGGTGCTCGACACCTTGCGCCAGCAGTTCCTGGGTAATGCTCAAGCCAAGGGCCTGGAGTTTTCCATTGATGTGGCAGGCGAGTTGCCGGATCGGCTGGAGGGCGATGCTGGCAAACTGATGCAGTGCCTGGAATGCCTGCTGGATAACGCCTTCAAGTTTACTCACGAAGGTGCGGTGCGCGTGCGCGTGGTGGGCGTGCCCCGTGCTGATGGCCATCTGCATTTGACCTTTATTGTCACCGACTCCGGAATCGGTTTTGCGCAGTTGGATGAGGCAACCCTGTATCAGCGTTTCTTCCAGGTGGATGGCTCGACCACTCGCGAGTATGGCGGCCTGGGCATTGGCCTGGCGATCTGCCGGCAGTTGATCGAATTGCTCGGCGGGCGCCTGACCCATCATTCCGAACCGCTCAAAGGCAGCCGTTTCCAGTTGGAGGTGCCCGTCATTGCGGTGCCGCCGGAGCCGGCCAGGGCGGTGGGCTTGCATCGCGAGCCACAGGACTGCACGGTGCTGCTGGTGGACGACAACAGCGTCACGCAATTGGTCTTGCGTGGCATGCTGCTCAAGCTCGGTTACCGGGTGAAAGTGGCGGATAGTGGCCCCGTGGCCCTGGCGATGCTGCAGGATGGGACGTTTGATGCGGTGTTGCTGGATGTGACCGAGGATGGCTTCACTCTGTGTTGCCAGGTCCGGGCCTTGCCTGGCTGCGGCGAGCTGCCGGTGATCGCCTTGAGCGACTCCCTGCAAGGCAGCGCACGCCAGCATTGTCACGGCGTCGGTGTTACCGAGCAGTTGCTCAAACCTGTGCGGTTCGAGCTGTTGCAGGCCGTCTTGCGACGGCGCCTGCTGTGCCCGCTAGAGGGCGAAAGCGCCGGCATATAG